The following proteins are encoded in a genomic region of Gossypium hirsutum isolate 1008001.06 chromosome D05, Gossypium_hirsutum_v2.1, whole genome shotgun sequence:
- the LOC107906794 gene encoding ADP-ribosylation factor 3, whose amino-acid sequence MGIVFTRMFSSLFGNREARILVLGLDNAGKTTILYRLQMGEVVSTIPTIGFNVETVQYNNIKFQVWDLGGQTSIRPYWRCYFPNTQAIIYVVDSSDTDRIGIAKEEFHAILEEDELKGAIALIFANKQDLPGALDAAAVTEALELHKLKNRQWAIFKTCAVKGEGLFEGMDWLSNTLKSGGG is encoded by the exons ATGGGTATTGTTTTTACTCGGATGTTCTCCTCTCTGTTCGGTAACAGAGAAGCTCGAATTCTCGTACTGGGTCTTGACAATGCTGGCAAAACTACTATTCTCT ATCGGCTTCAGATGGGTGAGGTAGTCTCTACAATTCCAA CGATTGGGTTTAATGTAGAGACTGTACAATACAACAACATCAAGTTTCAAGTATGGGATTTAG GTGGTCAGACAAGCATCAG GCCATATTGGAGATGCTATTTCCCAAATACACAAGCAATAATTTATGTTGTTGATTCAAGTGACACTGATAGAATTGGAATAGCCAAGGAAGAATTTCATGCCATTTTAGAG GAGGATGAACTTAAAGGTGCAATAGCCCTAATTTTTGCTAACAAGCAG GATCTACCTGGTGCGCTTGATGCTGCTGCCGTGACCGAGGCTTTGGAGTTGCACAAATTAAAAAACCGTCAGTGGGCAATATTTAAAACATGTGCAGTCAAGGGTGAAGGACTTTTTGAGGGCATGGACTG GTTAAGTAATACTCTCAAATCAGGAGGTGGCTAA